A genomic stretch from Bradyrhizobium sp. 195 includes:
- a CDS encoding enoyl-CoA hydratase, translating to MNDMVLQKLEGGLLTITMNRPERKNALNPEMVAGLVEAARRAADDPEVRAVLFKGAGGSFCVGGDVKSMAAGRAPLPFEQKLASLRRGMEVSRILHQMPKPVVAQLDGAAAGAGLSMALSCDLRIASESCKITTAFAKVGFSGDYGGTYFLTQLLGSARARELYLMSPVLSAKEAHAIGMVTKVVPEAEIDAAAHELALSLAQGPSIALGFIKRNINNAEHLALEDCFDGEAIHHTRCGDTEDHKEAAKAFVEKRKPTFRGA from the coding sequence ATGAACGACATGGTCCTGCAAAAGCTCGAAGGCGGGCTGCTCACCATCACCATGAACCGCCCCGAGCGGAAGAATGCGCTCAACCCCGAGATGGTCGCAGGATTGGTCGAAGCTGCGCGTCGCGCGGCCGACGATCCCGAGGTGCGGGCAGTGCTGTTCAAGGGCGCCGGCGGATCGTTCTGCGTCGGCGGCGACGTCAAGTCGATGGCGGCAGGCCGTGCGCCCCTGCCGTTCGAGCAGAAGCTTGCGAGCCTCCGCCGCGGCATGGAGGTCTCGCGCATCCTGCACCAGATGCCTAAACCCGTGGTGGCGCAGCTCGACGGCGCCGCGGCCGGCGCGGGCCTGTCGATGGCGCTGTCCTGCGACCTGCGCATCGCCTCCGAATCCTGCAAGATCACGACGGCCTTCGCGAAAGTCGGCTTCTCCGGCGATTACGGCGGCACCTATTTCCTCACCCAGCTGCTCGGCAGCGCGCGGGCGCGCGAGCTCTATCTGATGTCGCCGGTGCTGAGTGCGAAAGAGGCGCATGCGATCGGCATGGTGACCAAGGTCGTTCCCGAAGCCGAGATCGACGCCGCCGCCCACGAGCTCGCACTGTCGCTGGCGCAAGGGCCCTCGATCGCACTTGGCTTCATCAAGCGCAACATCAACAATGCCGAGCATCTCGCGCTGGAGGACTGCTTCGACGGCGAGGCGATCCATCACACCCGCTGCGGCGACACCGAAGACCACAAGGAGGCCGCAAAGGCCTTCGTGGAGAAGCGCAAGCCGACGTTCAGGGGCGCATGA
- a CDS encoding VOC family protein, producing MAPYMRLRQICLVAPQLAPVVSDIAEIMGLSVCYRDGNVAKYGLENALLPVDTILLEVVAPFKDGTTAGRFIEKTGGRGGYMAIFCCNDPDERGRNANAMGVRTANVIDHAPYHGVQLHPRDCRAAFIEFNHTEGSDDILAPYPPAGPDWQGCIRKDVTQALAGVEMQSPDPQGLAEHWGKIIGVAPSGAELKLPNATFRFVKGASEIMSALEFRVTDVAQVLHAAKARGLAVAGNEFLLGGVTFRLAA from the coding sequence ATGGCGCCCTATATGCGGCTGCGACAGATCTGCCTGGTCGCGCCGCAGCTCGCGCCGGTCGTCTCCGACATCGCGGAGATCATGGGCCTTTCCGTCTGCTATCGCGACGGCAATGTCGCCAAATACGGCCTGGAGAACGCGCTGCTTCCGGTCGACACGATCTTGCTGGAAGTGGTTGCGCCCTTCAAGGACGGCACCACGGCCGGCCGCTTTATCGAGAAGACCGGCGGCCGCGGCGGCTATATGGCGATCTTCTGCTGTAACGATCCCGACGAGCGCGGGCGCAACGCCAATGCGATGGGCGTGCGCACCGCCAACGTCATCGACCACGCGCCCTATCACGGCGTGCAGCTCCACCCCCGCGACTGCCGCGCCGCCTTCATCGAGTTCAATCACACCGAAGGCAGCGACGACATCTTGGCGCCGTACCCGCCGGCAGGACCGGATTGGCAGGGGTGCATCCGCAAGGACGTGACGCAGGCACTTGCTGGCGTGGAGATGCAGAGCCCGGACCCGCAAGGCCTCGCGGAGCATTGGGGCAAGATCATCGGCGTTGCGCCGAGCGGCGCCGAATTGAAGCTGCCCAATGCGACCTTCCGCTTCGTGAAGGGCGCCAGCGAGATCATGAGCGCGCTGGAGTTTCGGGTGACTGACGTGGCTCAGGTGCTGCATGCCGCCAAGGCCAGAGGACTTGCGGTGGCCGGAAACGAATTTCTGCTGGGTGGGGTGACGTTCCGGCTTGCTGCTTGA
- a CDS encoding acyl-CoA dehydrogenase family protein, producing MTAALRFDPIRLPEKCEQLRKEVRAFLAEEIAAGTFDPHKPNREDTDAPEFSRRVGAKGWLGMTWPKKYGGQERSFLERYVVTEEMRVANAPTRRFFVADRQSGPVLIKYAPEHIKMEILPRICRGEICFAIGMSEPNSGSDLFAAKTRATKTDGGYLVNGTKIWTSSAHIADYMIAIFRTSQPTKENRRHGLTQFLVKMKQPGIQVNPIGQITGQYEFNEVVFTDFFVPDDHVLGEVDGAWKQATSELAYERSGPERFLETYYVLTELVRAVGPNPDTRSAEGIGRLVAQLHTMRRMSVSVAGMLEAGKEPVVEASIVKDIGTVWEQQLPHRVRDLAAFVEETATNRETLERQLDFAIKTAPKLTIQGGTTEVLRGIIARGLGLR from the coding sequence ATGACCGCTGCCCTACGTTTCGATCCGATCCGGCTGCCCGAAAAGTGCGAGCAATTGCGCAAGGAAGTGCGCGCCTTCCTCGCCGAGGAGATCGCCGCCGGCACTTTCGATCCGCACAAGCCCAACCGCGAGGACACCGACGCGCCGGAATTCTCCCGCCGGGTCGGCGCCAAGGGCTGGCTGGGCATGACCTGGCCCAAGAAATATGGCGGCCAGGAGCGCTCCTTCCTCGAACGCTACGTGGTGACCGAAGAGATGCGCGTCGCCAACGCGCCGACGCGGCGCTTCTTCGTCGCCGACCGCCAGAGCGGGCCGGTGCTGATCAAATACGCGCCCGAGCATATCAAGATGGAGATCCTGCCGCGGATCTGCCGCGGCGAGATCTGCTTTGCGATCGGCATGAGCGAGCCGAATTCCGGCTCGGACCTGTTCGCCGCGAAGACCCGCGCGACCAAGACCGACGGCGGCTATCTCGTCAACGGCACCAAGATCTGGACCTCGTCGGCGCACATCGCCGACTACATGATCGCGATCTTCCGGACGTCACAGCCGACCAAGGAAAACCGCCGTCATGGCCTGACCCAGTTCCTGGTCAAGATGAAGCAGCCGGGCATCCAGGTGAACCCGATCGGCCAGATCACCGGCCAGTACGAGTTCAACGAGGTCGTCTTCACCGACTTCTTCGTCCCCGACGATCACGTGCTCGGCGAGGTCGACGGCGCCTGGAAGCAGGCGACGAGCGAGCTCGCCTATGAGCGTTCGGGTCCCGAGCGTTTCCTCGAAACCTATTACGTGCTGACCGAGCTCGTGCGCGCGGTCGGCCCCAACCCGGATACGCGCAGCGCCGAAGGCATCGGCCGCCTCGTCGCGCAGCTCCACACCATGCGGCGCATGTCGGTCTCCGTGGCCGGGATGCTGGAAGCCGGCAAGGAGCCGGTGGTCGAGGCGTCCATCGTCAAGGACATCGGCACGGTGTGGGAGCAGCAGCTGCCGCACCGCGTGCGCGATCTCGCCGCCTTCGTCGAGGAGACCGCGACCAACCGCGAGACGCTGGAGCGGCAACTCGACTTCGCCATCAAGACCGCACCGAAACTCACCATCCAGGGCGGCACCACCGAGGTGCTGCGCGGCATCATCGCCCGCGGACTTGGGCTGCGCTAG
- a CDS encoding acetate--CoA ligase family protein yields the protein MPHPLDSFFAPASIALIGASRDHEKIPGRLLSMLRKNEYPGKIYPVNPNYADIDGLACYKSIAEIGAPIDLAVIVIPARAVLAALEQCAAAGVKNAVIISSGFAEEGGDSAAMQDAIAALAKRTGMRVSGPNAEGFFSQVHRVAATFSPAVDVKPGVVPLVATTRRIGIVAQSGGIGFAYYHRARALGLAVSYVVSAGNESDLGAGEFLDYLVQDTSTDVILLFIEGIRDVERFLAAARLAAELKKPVIVTKVGRSGAGQRAAASHTASMTGWSAAYDAVFAKHGFIVSNDLDEALTIAALLASNPLPKGDRVAVVTVSGGAGIWGADAVALQGLQVPELSEPIQAGIKQLMPSYGTARNPIDVTAQGVTSGGLQKSVDVLTASDEVDAILVVLSLSSEVRKPFKEEELKPVLAAQRKPVMFYSYTVPSDFARRELAKSGAVVLTGLTHVGVAMRQLVDCASFKLPPPSDVARLPARDLSAHLKSPVLSEADSKTFLRAAGLTLPDEVLVKDKSELDEAVARVGFPLAMKIQSPDIAHKSEVGGVRVNITTKGEVFLAFEALLDNVRKHRPEADIQGVLVGPMAPKGVEIIVGTMTDETFGPMVMVGLGGITTELFRDVVYRPAPVSADEAGAMLAGLKAAPLLNGFRGAAKADVAALAQLIADISVLAARHAGEIAEIELNPVLVHPEGRGATIVDALVVGRK from the coding sequence ATGCCGCATCCGCTCGACAGCTTCTTCGCTCCCGCCAGCATTGCGCTGATCGGCGCCTCGCGCGATCACGAGAAGATTCCGGGCCGGCTGCTGTCTATGCTGCGCAAGAACGAGTATCCCGGAAAGATCTACCCGGTGAACCCGAACTACGCGGATATCGACGGGCTCGCCTGCTACAAATCGATCGCAGAGATCGGGGCGCCCATCGACCTCGCCGTCATCGTCATCCCGGCCCGCGCCGTGCTGGCCGCGCTCGAGCAATGCGCTGCCGCCGGCGTCAAGAACGCTGTCATCATATCCTCCGGCTTTGCCGAGGAGGGCGGCGACAGCGCGGCGATGCAGGATGCGATCGCGGCGCTGGCGAAGCGCACCGGCATGCGGGTTTCCGGACCGAACGCCGAGGGCTTCTTCAGCCAGGTGCATCGCGTGGCGGCGACCTTCAGTCCCGCCGTCGATGTCAAGCCCGGCGTGGTGCCGCTCGTTGCGACGACGAGGCGGATCGGCATCGTCGCGCAGAGCGGCGGTATCGGCTTTGCCTATTATCATCGCGCGCGGGCACTCGGCCTCGCCGTCAGTTATGTCGTCAGCGCCGGCAATGAATCCGATCTCGGCGCTGGCGAGTTCCTGGATTATCTGGTGCAGGATACTTCGACCGATGTGATCCTGCTGTTCATCGAAGGCATCCGCGACGTCGAAAGGTTTCTGGCCGCCGCCCGGCTCGCGGCCGAGCTGAAGAAGCCCGTCATCGTGACCAAGGTCGGCCGATCCGGCGCAGGTCAGCGCGCGGCGGCCTCGCATACCGCGAGCATGACCGGCTGGTCGGCGGCCTATGATGCGGTGTTTGCGAAACACGGCTTCATCGTCTCCAACGATCTCGATGAGGCGCTGACGATCGCGGCGCTGCTTGCCAGCAATCCGCTGCCGAAGGGCGATCGCGTTGCCGTCGTCACCGTCTCCGGCGGCGCTGGCATATGGGGCGCCGATGCCGTGGCGCTGCAAGGCTTGCAGGTGCCGGAGCTATCCGAACCGATCCAGGCGGGGATCAAGCAGTTGATGCCGTCCTATGGCACGGCGCGCAATCCGATCGACGTCACCGCGCAGGGCGTCACCTCCGGCGGCCTGCAGAAGAGCGTCGACGTGCTCACCGCCTCCGACGAGGTCGATGCGATCCTGGTCGTGCTGTCGCTGTCGAGCGAGGTGCGCAAGCCGTTCAAGGAAGAGGAATTGAAACCAGTGCTGGCCGCGCAGCGCAAGCCGGTAATGTTCTATTCCTACACGGTGCCATCCGACTTCGCGCGCCGTGAGCTCGCCAAATCCGGCGCCGTGGTGCTCACGGGCCTTACCCATGTCGGCGTCGCGATGCGGCAGCTCGTCGACTGCGCCAGTTTCAAGCTGCCGCCGCCTTCGGACGTCGCGCGGCTGCCGGCGCGCGATCTCTCCGCGCATCTGAAGTCGCCGGTCCTGTCCGAGGCCGACAGCAAGACATTTCTCCGCGCCGCGGGCCTCACGCTGCCGGACGAAGTGCTGGTGAAGGACAAGAGCGAGCTCGACGAGGCGGTCGCTCGTGTCGGCTTCCCCCTGGCGATGAAGATCCAGTCGCCGGATATTGCTCACAAGAGCGAAGTCGGCGGCGTGCGCGTCAACATCACCACCAAGGGCGAGGTGTTTCTGGCATTTGAGGCCCTGCTGGACAATGTGCGCAAGCATCGGCCCGAGGCGGACATTCAGGGCGTACTGGTCGGGCCGATGGCGCCGAAGGGCGTCGAGATCATCGTGGGCACGATGACGGATGAGACCTTTGGTCCGATGGTGATGGTGGGCCTCGGCGGCATCACGACGGAGCTGTTTCGGGACGTGGTCTATCGTCCGGCGCCGGTGAGTGCGGACGAGGCCGGTGCGATGCTGGCGGGCTTGAAGGCGGCGCCGCTGCTGAACGGCTTTCGCGGAGCCGCGAAGGCGGATGTCGCGGCACTGGCGCAGCTGATCGCGGATATCTCAGTGCTTGCCGCCCGACATGCTGGCGAGATCGCGGAGATCGAGCTCAACCCGGTGCTGGTGCACCCGGAGGGGCGGGGTGCGACGATCGTCGATGCGCTGGTGGTGGGGCGGAAGTAG
- a CDS encoding SDR family NAD(P)-dependent oxidoreductase: MAKDSLCAIVTGSASGLGAATAEILARSGARLVINYSSSQKEAEATAELCRKAGAAEVLVAQGDVSKDEDCRKIVAAASGWGRLDILVNNAGTTKHVAHADLDGLSAEDFQRLYGVNTIGPFQMVRAARSLLEAGAKASGRPSAVVNISSVAGISGVGSSIAYAASKGALNTMTLSLSRALAPLIRVNTVCPGYIDTPWFTKGRGEAGAKQVRDSVVAKVPLKVASSAEDIAQLVSFLAMPASSNMTGEVVRMDAGMHLIT; the protein is encoded by the coding sequence ATGGCCAAAGACAGCTTGTGTGCAATCGTGACGGGGTCTGCCTCGGGCCTTGGCGCTGCGACCGCGGAAATTCTTGCGCGCAGCGGGGCGCGGCTCGTCATCAACTATTCGTCGAGCCAGAAGGAGGCCGAGGCCACGGCAGAGCTCTGCCGCAAGGCCGGCGCTGCGGAAGTCCTCGTCGCGCAGGGCGACGTTTCCAAGGACGAGGATTGCCGCAAGATCGTCGCGGCCGCCAGCGGCTGGGGCCGGCTCGACATCCTCGTCAACAATGCCGGCACCACCAAGCATGTCGCTCACGCCGATCTCGACGGCTTGTCGGCTGAAGATTTCCAGCGCCTTTACGGTGTCAACACCATCGGCCCGTTCCAGATGGTACGTGCTGCGCGCAGCCTGCTCGAGGCGGGCGCGAAGGCGTCGGGGAGGCCCTCCGCCGTGGTCAACATATCCTCGGTCGCCGGCATCAGCGGCGTCGGCTCGTCGATCGCCTACGCCGCGAGCAAGGGCGCGCTCAACACCATGACGCTGTCGTTGTCGCGCGCGCTGGCGCCGCTGATCCGCGTCAACACGGTCTGCCCCGGCTATATCGACACGCCCTGGTTCACCAAGGGCCGCGGCGAAGCCGGCGCCAAGCAGGTGCGCGACAGCGTGGTGGCGAAGGTTCCGCTGAAGGTCGCATCATCAGCGGAGGACATCGCGCAGCTCGTCAGCTTCCTGGCGATGCCGGCCTCCAGCAACATGACCGGCGAGGTCGTTCGCATGGATGCAGGGATGCATTTGATTACGTGA
- a CDS encoding enoyl-CoA hydratase/isomerase family protein, which translates to MSTYKDIGVEKVGHVGTIEIRRPPLNFFDISLINQIADALDEFDRDIEIRASVLSAQGKAFCAGANFQDPARQAQEAREADKKGDPADSLGAINHLYIQAVRIFRAKKPIVAAVQGAAIGGGLGLAVSADFRVTCPEARFSANFTKLGFHPGFGLTTTLPELIGKNNAELMFYTSRRVTGEEAVKWGLANELVPQDQVKAAAMKLAGEIAECSPLGLLSTRATMRAGLADRVMAATNHELAEQTRLRATEDFKEGVKATEERRAANFRGR; encoded by the coding sequence ATGAGCACTTACAAAGATATCGGCGTCGAGAAAGTCGGGCACGTCGGCACCATCGAGATTCGGCGCCCGCCGCTGAACTTCTTCGACATCTCGCTGATCAACCAGATCGCGGACGCGCTCGACGAATTCGACCGCGACATCGAGATCCGGGCCTCGGTGCTGTCGGCACAGGGCAAGGCGTTCTGCGCCGGCGCCAACTTCCAGGACCCGGCGCGTCAGGCGCAAGAGGCGCGCGAAGCCGACAAGAAGGGCGACCCGGCCGACAGCCTCGGGGCGATCAACCATCTCTACATCCAGGCCGTGCGTATTTTCCGCGCCAAGAAGCCGATCGTTGCGGCCGTACAGGGTGCCGCCATCGGCGGTGGGTTGGGCCTCGCCGTCTCCGCCGATTTCCGCGTCACCTGCCCCGAGGCGCGCTTCTCCGCGAACTTTACAAAACTCGGCTTCCATCCCGGCTTCGGCCTGACAACGACGCTGCCGGAGCTGATCGGCAAGAACAACGCCGAACTGATGTTCTACACCAGCCGCCGCGTCACTGGCGAGGAAGCGGTCAAATGGGGCCTCGCCAATGAGCTGGTGCCGCAGGACCAGGTCAAGGCGGCCGCGATGAAGCTCGCCGGCGAGATCGCCGAATGCTCCCCGCTCGGCCTGCTCTCAACCCGCGCCACGATGCGTGCGGGATTGGCTGATCGCGTCATGGCCGCCACCAATCACGAGCTCGCCGAACAGACCAGGCTACGCGCGACGGAAGATTTTAAGGAAGGCGTCAAGGCCACGGAAGAACGGCGCGCGGCGAATTTTAGGGGACGGTAG
- a CDS encoding acyl-CoA dehydrogenase family protein, giving the protein MAESDNIVVETAEKIFADLADPQEINNDKNSWQGPLWQALSEAGLPLSWVPDDLGGSGASLADGFALLNAAGRFAVAVPLAETMLAGWLLAQAKIASPEGEMTVLPASPKDRITLDADGSLSGRARGVPFAKAAKHFAVLAHGKDGVSIALVDAAKARVEAGLNVGYDHSDTVTLDKVQPVTLKAAPKGFDQTTMMLMGGVARSLQIAGALESMLDISVRYSNERVAFEKKISKFQAVQHNLARLAGESAAALAAATSAADAIANATSFDDEVYLEAASAKIRCAEAAEKGGAIAHQVHGAIGFTLEHILHRYSLRALAWRDDFGSESHWAVELGKLVANRGADELWPLVASR; this is encoded by the coding sequence GTGGCGGAGAGTGACAACATCGTCGTCGAGACCGCGGAGAAGATCTTCGCCGATCTTGCCGATCCGCAAGAGATCAACAACGACAAGAATTCCTGGCAGGGGCCGCTGTGGCAGGCGCTGAGCGAAGCCGGCCTGCCATTGTCCTGGGTGCCCGATGATCTCGGCGGCTCCGGCGCGAGCTTGGCCGATGGCTTTGCGCTGCTGAACGCCGCCGGCCGCTTCGCCGTGGCGGTTCCCCTGGCCGAGACCATGCTGGCGGGCTGGCTGCTGGCGCAGGCGAAGATCGCCTCGCCCGAGGGCGAGATGACGGTCCTGCCGGCATCGCCGAAGGATCGCATCACCCTGGATGCCGACGGTTCACTCTCCGGCCGCGCCCGCGGCGTACCTTTTGCGAAGGCGGCCAAGCATTTTGCCGTGCTCGCACATGGCAAGGACGGCGTCTCGATCGCGCTGGTCGACGCCGCCAAGGCGCGGGTCGAGGCGGGGCTCAATGTCGGCTACGACCACAGCGACACCGTGACCCTGGACAAGGTGCAGCCCGTCACGCTCAAGGCCGCACCGAAGGGCTTTGACCAGACCACAATGATGCTGATGGGCGGCGTTGCGCGCAGCCTGCAGATTGCGGGCGCGCTGGAATCGATGCTCGACATCTCCGTGCGCTATTCCAACGAGCGCGTCGCCTTCGAGAAGAAGATCTCGAAATTCCAGGCGGTGCAGCACAATCTGGCGCGCCTCGCCGGTGAATCCGCCGCGGCCCTTGCGGCTGCAACCTCTGCGGCCGACGCCATCGCGAACGCGACGAGTTTTGACGACGAGGTCTATCTCGAAGCCGCCTCCGCAAAGATCCGCTGCGCGGAAGCCGCGGAAAAGGGCGGCGCCATCGCGCATCAAGTTCACGGCGCGATCGGCTTCACGCTTGAGCACATCCTGCACCGCTATTCGCTGCGGGCGCTGGCCTGGCGCGACGATTTCGGCTCGGAGAGCCACTGGGCCGTCGAGCTCGGCAAGCTGGTCGCAAACCGCGGCGCCGACGAATTGTGGCCGCTCGTGGCGTCGCGCTGA